From Cannabis sativa cultivar Pink pepper isolate KNU-18-1 chromosome 8, ASM2916894v1, whole genome shotgun sequence, a single genomic window includes:
- the LOC115700480 gene encoding CST complex subunit CTC1 isoform X1 yields the protein MVLMPFSEFFMEEPKLLTIAHLIHAARPLTAAFSHHSHLSSHSDQIPATSSAPPLPPKKHNSNQNPKVLTPLHYPALLIGTVTLPAVVHGVSSSSSTRCSNNNSCFQFSDGSATVCCDILDLHLSMIGSKIRVLGWNFIPFKRGGGFLEIIRWGFLDLGRGSSRSSEVESYSLVSGGCENGSKCRHRLHGVLEFISPICVVPCASSGGGNLRNTAKSETIPGLNLRGFLVQIMVCECRLCSSKSKDTISALNDSVEEQSNHSFTKPFIVYFCGQASSWHPVITKQIGNVVTISNLKKKLVYIGDQHSRLMYVTAEKSCLSISRYRRHKIHPNNKTNVEGKGECGSYTGVVRGVYMQGMVVELDNEVWLLLTNHLITPPHSLRVGALISLRNVHFVNPRFSWTKMLILGACYKTSITVKCFSPLVTGCHIISQSPSMLGNFIDSLVFSARFWVLLLISCFRKKFGGMLSEKEILGSKHKEGLVQIYANAHLPPSMLRSPQGVFMSLCKYNSCGCEGHSSDLKLVVPLATFIHHCDATWMRTVQLKKDRDKELQENNLYSLFLCEGRSYDQPIRNVFSSEDIGIVLIGSLQISPSSGRLQLVDATSSVDVIIPDLPSTWNSSSIYEVVDYILVLEGMPQLMDYLGLIGKPFSCKSVFNFISLARAVNLAVHVQFHLRSAACRNLVFYPRTELGEDMGLESGIYHLLHVTHKFPVLGKFQGDNITPDKSNIFVEAVIFHWNLFLNEKDGHATMDSGDQLKKRMKYCDGRHHDEHIFKRCKKDHISSKELSDLVDTPCKAIGKLRTCLNSSESCDKQSFCNFTSHQISCSATIKGVNNRSVVRSVILPYTGTLNGCGFCRPSAQKVLLELKPESLHIYQFLQIGCYYITKHDGEDSLCSFKDSDHVSSAKFFVTSRHRLLSLSFIPDHALPGSNLPSCSLLDSCSLCDEVSLKNCNEACLHVANGDCLETSSDVSVRVPLNMINLLDLNLREVKGGLFEPVVTSEEIAEVYACPGTVASYPPSFSNSNCLPPEGNLITLQGHVVAAHYSQHHGDSLKSKFLSGIASTSCFHVLVEHQIVKIVGSLSKHALPLGLGPGVDAIFHRVLQLGGQNRWVLTPVSFIVITSIGAVNNSCNDQCPALVPEMSCFTSMDTSFSGLASGFTSLDNLSSSLISKLVQQPDCRLMRIHCRVVSVNILVFEKYRKWVPLLSKARPLQHLVNIPIAGFFLDDGSSPCFGWANGERARSLLRLNDELPKKAHERNNWTLKGVDTDENTHHTISYHLERILENHDRITVKNFGSLYDSSYQDLVVSVSPENSLSVSDENFLKSVVLNACFGTSWTIIASMVDLDAVGQLEIEKLLLPEIRTKSMKNVWAKEVHITNPFTEARNVIQELLGSPTAECGSSVCSST from the exons ATGGTGTTAATGCCCTTCTCTGAATTTTTCATGGAGGAACCCAAGCTCCTCACAATCGCCCACCTAATCCATGCTGCTCGTCCCCTCACTGCCGCATTCTCTCACCACTCCCACCTCTCCTCCCATTCCGATCAGATACCCGCCACCTCTTCTGCTCCACCTCTTCCTCCCAAAAAACACAATTCAAACCAGAACCCTAAAGTTCTCACTCCACTCCACTACCCGGCTCTCCTTATCGGAACTGTAACACTCCCAGCGGTTGTACATGgtgtttcttcttcctcttctacTCGATGCTCTAACAACAACTCTTGTTTCCAGTTCTCCGATGGTTCAGCTACTGTCTGCTGCGACATTCTCGACCTCCATCTGTCGATGATTGGAAGTAAAATCCGTGTTCTTGGCTGGAATTTTATTCCTTTTAAGCGAGGAGGTGGTTTCTTAGAGATTATTCGATGGGGATTTTTGGACTTAGGGCGTGGTTCTTCTCGGAGTTCCGAAGTGGAGTCTTATTCATTAGTTTCAGGCGGCTGTGAAAATGGTTCCAAGTGTCGCCATCGCCTCCACGGCGTATTGGAGTTTATTAGCCCGATTTGTGTGGTTCCCTGTGCATCATCAGGTGGTGGAAACTTACGGAACACTGCTAAATCCGAAACAATTCCAGGTTTGAATCTTCGCGGGTTTTTGGTTCAAATTATGGTCTGTGAGTGTAGGTTGTGTAGTTCCAAATCTAAGGACACCATTTCTGCCTTGAATGATTCAGTTGAAGAACAGAGTAATCATTCTTTTACCAAACcctttattgtatatttttgtgGACAAGCTTCATCTTGGCACCCAGTAATTACAAAACAAATTGGGAATGTTGTAACTAtctcaaacttgaagaagaagttaGTTTATATTGGAGACCAACATTCTCGTTTGATGTATGTTACTGCGGAGAAGTCTTGTTTAAGCATTTCTAGATATCGAAGACATAAAATtcatccaaataacaaaactAATGTCGAGGGGAAAGGAGAATGTGGATCCTACACTGGCGTAGTGCGAGGAGTATACATGCAAGGGATGGTTGTTGAGCTTGATAATGAAGTCTGGCTTTTACTAACTAACCATTTGATTACTCCGCCGCATAGTCTCAGGGTTGGTGCTCTG ATATCTTTGAGAAATGTTCATTTTGTGAATCCAAGATTTTCCTGGACGAAGATGCTTATACTAGGTGCTTGCTACAAGACTAGTATTACCGTGAAGTGCTTCTCTCCATTGGTAACTGG GTGTCATATAATATCTCAATCACCCAGTATGTTAGGGAACTTCATTGACTCGTTAGTCTTTTCTGCTAGATTTTG GGTATTACTTCTTATTTCATGTTTTCGGAAGAAGTTTGGAGGTATGCTATCCGAGAAGGAGATATTGGGATCAAAACAT AAGGAAGGATTGGTTCAGATATATGCTAATGCACATTTACCTCCATCCATGCTTCGATCTCCA CAAGGAGTTTTCATGTCACTGTGCAAATATAATTCGTGTGGCTGTGAGGGGCATAGTAGTGACTTGAAATTG gtTGTGCCTCTAGCAACTTTTATCCATCATTGTGATGCTACATGGATGAGAACAGTACAATTGAAGAAAGACAGAGACAAAGAGTTACAAGAGAACAACTTATACAGTTTATTCTTATGTGAAGGGAGATCATATGATCAACCGATTAGGAATGTTTTCTCAAGTGAAGATATAGGCATTGTGTTAATTGGAAGTCTGCAG ATTTCTCCATCTTCCGGCAGATTGCAGTTGGTTGATGCCACTAGTAGTGTTGATGTCATTATACCAGACCTTCCATCAACGTGGAATTCCAGCAGTATATATGAG GTGGTTGACTACATTCTTGTTCTTGAAGGAATGCCTCAACTGATGGATTATTTGGGATTGATTGGCAAGCCATTCTCATGCAAAAGTGTCTTTAATTTTATCTCATTAGCTAGGGCAGTAAACTTGGCTGTCCATGTTCAATTTCACCTACGGAGTGCAGCATGTAGAAATTTGGTATTTTATCCTCGTACTGAATTAGGAGAAGATATGGGACTTGAAAGTGGAATTTATCATTTGCTTCATGTAACTCATAAATTTCCAGTTCTGGGCAAG TTTCAGGGCGACAATATTACCCCAGACAAATCGAACATATTTGTTGAGGCTGTCATCTTTCATTGGAATTTATTCCTTAATGAAAAAGATGGACATGCAACTATGGATTCAGGAGATCAGTTGAAGAAACGGATGAAATATTGTGATGGCAGGCATCATGatgaacatatttttaagaGATGTAAAAAAGACCATATATCAAGCAAGGAATTGTCGGATTTGGTAGATACTCCTTGTAAGGCTATTGGGAAATTAAGGACTTGTTTAAATTCTTCTGAATCCTGTGACAAGCAGAGCTTTTGCAACTTTACTTCTCACCAAATTTCTTGTTCTGCAACTATTAAAGGTGTCAATAATCGTAGTGTGGTTCGTTCAGTTATCCTGCCTTATACAGGAACCTTAAATGGTTGTGGCTTTTGCAGACCTAGTGCACAAAAAGTTTTGCTGGAGTTGAAGCCAGAAAGTTTACATATATATCAA TTCCTGCAGATTGGTTGCTACTATATTACAAAGCATGATGGAGAAGATTCTTTATGTAGTTTTAAAGATTCTGACCATGTCAGCAGTGCCAAATTTTTTGTAACTTCCAGACATCGTCTCCTGAGCCTTTCGTTTATTCCTGATCATGCTCTCCCAGGAAGTAATTTACCAAGCTGTTCTCTATTAGATTCTTGTTCACTCTGTGATGAGGTTTCTTTGAAAAATTGCAATGAGGCCTGCCTCCATGTAGCAAATGGTGATTGTTTAGAAACCTCTTCAGATGTTTCTGTTCGTGTGCCTTTAAATATGATTAATTTGTTGGACTTAAATTTGAGAGAAGTGAAAGGGGGCCTCTTTGAACCAGTTGTGACATCTGAAGAAATTGCTGAGGTTTATGCATGCCCAGGGACTGTGGCCTCTTATCCTCCATCCTTTTCTAATTCTAATTGCTTGCCACCTGAGGGTAATTTAATTACTTTGCAAGGGCATGTGGTTGCTGCACACTATTCTCAACACCATGGTGACTCTCTTAAATCAAAATTCTTAAGTGGAATTGCAAGCACTTCCTGTTTTCATGTTTTGGTTGAGCATCAAATT GTGAAGATAGTTGGTTCATTGAGTAAACATGCTCTCCCTCTTGGTCTTGGACCTGGTGTAGATGCAATATTTCATCGAGTTCTCCAATTGGG GGGCCAGAATAGATGGGTGTTGACACCTGTGTCATTTATTGTGATAACTTCCATTGGGGCTGTGAATAATTCATGCAATGACCAGTGTCCTGCTCTTGTTCCAGAAATGAGTTGTTTTACCTCCATGGACACTTCATTTTCGGGTTTGGCTTCTGGTTTTACTTCTCTGGACAATTTATCCTCTAGTCTGATTTCAAAGTTGGTTCAACAACCTGATTGCAGGCTAATGCGTATACATTGCAGG GTTGTTTCTGTTAATATCCTGGTTTTTGAGAAATATAGAAAATGGGTTCCCCTTCTATCTAAGGCCCGTCCTCTGCAGCATCTAGTCAACATTCCAATTGCTGGTTTTTTCTTGG ATGATGGGTCATCTCCTTGCTTTGGCTGGGCAAATGGTGAAAGAGCTAGAAGCCTTCTCAGGCTGAACGATGAACTTCCAAAGAAAGCCCATGAACGTAATAACTGGACATTAAAGGGGGTTGACACTGATGAAAATACACACCACACCATCAGTTATCATCTTGAGAGAATTTTAGAGAACCATGACAGGATTACAGTAAAAAACTTTGGATCATTGTACGATTCCTCATACCAAGATCTTGTTGTATCTGTTAGTCCAGAAAATTCCCTTAGTGTTTCAGATGAAAACTTCCTCAAATCTGTTGTCTTGAATGCTTGTTTTGGTACATCATGG ACGATCATTGCATCGATGGTGGATTTAGATGCTGTTGGGCAGTTGGAGATAGAAAAACTTTTACTACCAGAGATTAGAACAAAATCCATGAAAAATGTATGGGCCAAAGAAGTTCATATTACAAACCCCTTCACTGAGGCTAGGAATGTTATTCAAGAATTGCTAGGCAG CCCCACCGCTGAGTGTGGTAGTAGTGTCTGCAGCAGCACATAG